One window from the genome of Branchiostoma floridae strain S238N-H82 unplaced genomic scaffold, Bfl_VNyyK Sc7u5tJ_490, whole genome shotgun sequence encodes:
- the LOC118408895 gene encoding zinc finger protein 525-like: MCGECGYRAAYKSDLSRHMRTHTGEKPYKCDQCDYSAAEKCALVRHVTKHTGEKPYMCGECGYRTTQKHNLLRHMRTHTGEKPYKCDQCDYSAAEKSTLDDHMTKHTGQKPYMCGECGYRTALRANLSRHMKTHTGGKLFKCDQCNYSAARKSDLSFHVKRHTGEKLYMCDHCDYSTTQKSSLDTQKSSLDQHLARHSGDKPYMCGESRSSHLSRHKRTHTEEKPYMCGECGYRTDRKSNLSRHMKTHSGEKRNPTCVTSDRAAGKNEQSEQIKTHTA, translated from the exons atgtgtggggagtgtgggtacagggcagcttacAAGTCcgacttatccagacatatgagaactcataccggagaaaaaccctacaagtgtgaccagtgtgactattctgctgcagaaaaATGCGCTTTGGTCCGACATGttacaaaacacaccggtgagaaaccctacatgtgtggggagtgtgggtataggacaACTCAGAAACATAACTTATtaagacatatgagaactcatactggtgaaaaaccctacaagtgtgaccagtgcgactattctgctgcagagaaatccactttggatgaccacatgacaaaacacactggtcaaaagccctacatgtgtggggagtgtgggtacaggacagctctaAGGgctaacttatcccgacatatgaagaCCCATACGGGGGGAAAACtcttcaagtgtgaccaatgtaactattctgcagcacgaaAATCTGACTTATCCTTTCATGTGAAgcgtcatacaggagagaaactcTACAtgtgtgaccattgtgactattctactacacaaaaatccagtttggaca cacagaaatcctcTTTGGACCAGCATCTAGCAAGACACagtggtgacaaaccctacatgtgtggggagt ctcgcagCTCGCATTTATCCCGACACAAGAGAACTCATACAgaagagaaaccctacatgtgtggggagtgtggatacagaacaGATCGGAAGTCcaacttatccagacatatgaaaactcattCAGGTGAaaagagaaaccctacatgtgtgaccagTGACAGGGCAGCTGGAAAGAATGAGCAGTCCGAACAGATCAAAACTCACACCGCataa